A window of Macadamia integrifolia cultivar HAES 741 unplaced genomic scaffold, SCU_Mint_v3 scaffold3172, whole genome shotgun sequence genomic DNA:
GTTGCCAGATGTGGATGATCTTCCAGAGCCTATCCGCGCTGGGCCTCTGACTAAGGTGGTGGTACCACAAGAGGCTTATGAAGAGAAACTTCAAACGTTCTCTTTTTCCCTGATCGGAAGGGTAAATTTCAGGTTCATCTCCATGGATGATATTCGTCGTGATTCGGCAAAGTTATGGAACTTGAAGGGGAAGATTAATCTTGCTCCTCTAGGGAAGGGTTTCATCCTCTTCCGGTTTGAGAGGGAGGGGGATATGTCATCGGTATGGAGACGAGGACCCATTAAAGTTGGGACTCAGGTGATTAGATTTCAGAGATGGAGGCCAGAATTTAGCATCCATGATAATCACACCCAAACTAAACTAGTCTGGGTTCGTTTCCCTGAACTTCcgatggagtattggcatgaaaaaatCCTTCTGACAATGGCCAAAGCCGCAGGGAGGCCTGTAGCATTGGATCGCAAAACACTGAATGGCACCATGGGCAACTACGCCAGAGTCCTCGTTGAGGTCGATTTGGTCGGAGCCAGGGTGGAGGAGATCCAAGTGGAACGAATGAAACCTGGTACAGACATCgttttctggttcaaacagAGTGTGCTGTATGAGGACGATCTCTCAAGATGCACCTTATGCAAAAAACTGGGCCATATGGCCAACCAATGTCGCGATAAGAAGGACGAAAGAAAGCCTGTTAACCAGAATAATGGCATTTCTCTTGCAGATGTTCATGTCCAAGGTAACTTCGCCGGAGTTGGGAGAGAAGGTTCCACTGCAAAAACGGCGAGCCCCAGCTGTGTGAGGAGTCCCAGATTGGTAGgagaaattttctctcctacGGTTATGGAAACAGTGAATGAGGAAATTAACGGCCTTGTGGAGGGGAACCTGGTGGTTGACTTATACAAAGATAGTATCTCTAATGATGGAAATACACTTTCACAGA
This region includes:
- the LOC122067860 gene encoding uncharacterized protein LOC122067860; the encoded protein is MGDQRPGGDAEGRRRSYAAVSKKGLPDVDDLPEPIRAGPLTKVVVPQEAYEEKLQTFSFSLIGRVNFRFISMDDIRRDSAKLWNLKGKINLAPLGKGFILFRFEREGDMSSVWRRGPIKVGTQVIRFQRWRPEFSIHDNHTQTKLVWVRFPELPMEYWHEKILLTMAKAAGRPVALDRKTLNGTMGNYARVLVEVDLVGARVEEIQVERMKPGTDIVFWFKQSVLYEDDLSRCTLCKKLGHMANQCRDKKDERKPVNQNNGISLADVHVQGNFAGVGREGSTAKTASPSCVRSPRLVGEIFSPTVMETVNEEINGLVEGNLVVDLYKDSISNDGNTLSQNLGGPNSINNHCRENLEPNMVDNPLAEGEYGSDHINTVSDGESDSVESEQRKDDANPRVGNNLEEPFAAWNLRPRRNINYNGGHAGRGSTKGGRGGRGEEGVVAEHIVKGLPPTQLEGGRAFVQHPEVAAIDNALRAEEAAARKGKVLEKEQTSKSAHQTYTKK